A window of Pseudomonas guangdongensis contains these coding sequences:
- a CDS encoding methyl-accepting chemotaxis protein, whose amino-acid sequence MNDRPQSPTGREYKVGEHQNLLSRTDTQGRITYAAQSFVEVSGYSREELLGAPHSIVRHPDMPKEAFANLWQTLARGEIWVGLVKNRRKNGDYYWVRAHVTPIVESGQVQGYTSVRVKPSEEEIRLAEDTYARLRAGDRRGIRLDNGRIVQTGLAARLQRLHLNSLRARILAALSINAAFLLLALGLVLWRHNALQGELNALDGSNAAAARLLDGVLQAQTGFDYLQVGVLLLTALLGAGAFAWMLRTVRGEIRRATQFAMQIAAGNLAAARDAGSRNEFATLTAMLEVMQRSLGNIATEVNASLGLVRPAAAQVAAGNDDLASRTEQQAASLQQTAASMEQITATVQQNADNARQASQLANSAAVEVRNSGAAMHQVVERMDSITASSQKIAEIVRVIDAIAFQTNILALNASVEAARAGEHGRGFAVVASEVRSLANRSAGAAAEVRQLIERSNQEVGLGAAQVRQAEQAIEAVIEAVIKVNDIMGEIASASDEQNRGIEQVNCAVAQMDEVTQRNAGLVGESARSARTLETQVGELANSIAVLRLAGQGTEGAPAQDTPRPAHKVHHVQPDSRPAPRVHRRHGAAQRTPPLRAPAVAEEWSSF is encoded by the coding sequence ATGAATGACCGCCCGCAGTCCCCCACCGGCCGAGAGTACAAGGTCGGCGAACACCAGAACCTGCTGTCGCGCACCGACACCCAGGGCCGCATCACCTATGCCGCGCAGTCCTTCGTCGAGGTCAGCGGCTACTCGCGCGAGGAACTGCTCGGCGCGCCGCACAGCATCGTCCGCCACCCCGACATGCCCAAGGAGGCCTTCGCCAACCTGTGGCAGACCCTGGCCCGCGGGGAAATCTGGGTCGGCCTGGTGAAGAACCGGCGCAAGAACGGCGACTACTACTGGGTCCGCGCCCATGTCACGCCCATCGTCGAGAGCGGCCAGGTGCAGGGCTACACCTCGGTGCGGGTCAAGCCGAGCGAGGAGGAAATCCGCCTCGCCGAAGACACCTATGCCCGCCTGCGCGCCGGCGACCGGCGCGGTATCCGCCTGGACAACGGGCGCATCGTGCAGACCGGCCTGGCGGCACGCCTCCAGCGCCTGCACCTGAACAGCCTGCGGGCGCGAATCCTCGCCGCCCTGTCGATCAACGCGGCGTTCCTGCTGCTCGCCCTCGGCCTGGTGCTGTGGCGCCACAACGCCCTGCAGGGCGAACTGAACGCCCTGGATGGCAGCAACGCAGCCGCCGCCCGCCTGCTCGACGGCGTCCTGCAGGCGCAGACCGGCTTCGACTACCTGCAGGTCGGCGTGCTGCTGCTGACCGCCCTGCTCGGCGCCGGCGCCTTCGCCTGGATGCTGCGCACCGTGCGCGGCGAGATCCGCCGCGCCACCCAGTTCGCCATGCAGATCGCCGCCGGCAACCTGGCCGCCGCGCGCGACGCCGGCAGCCGCAACGAGTTCGCCACCCTGACCGCGATGCTCGAAGTCATGCAGCGCAGCCTCGGCAACATCGCCACCGAGGTCAACGCCAGCCTCGGTCTGGTCAGGCCCGCCGCCGCCCAGGTCGCCGCCGGCAACGACGACCTGGCCTCGCGCACCGAGCAGCAGGCCGCCTCGCTGCAGCAGACCGCCGCCAGCATGGAGCAGATCACCGCCACCGTGCAGCAGAACGCCGACAACGCCCGCCAGGCCAGCCAGCTGGCCAACTCGGCGGCCGTCGAGGTGCGCAACAGCGGCGCGGCGATGCATCAGGTGGTCGAGCGGATGGACAGCATCACCGCCAGCTCGCAGAAGATCGCCGAGATCGTCCGGGTCATCGACGCCATCGCCTTCCAGACCAACATCCTCGCCCTCAACGCCTCGGTGGAGGCGGCGCGCGCCGGCGAGCACGGCCGCGGCTTCGCCGTGGTGGCCAGCGAGGTGCGCAGCCTGGCCAACCGCTCGGCCGGCGCGGCGGCGGAAGTGCGCCAGCTGATCGAGCGCTCCAACCAGGAAGTCGGCCTCGGCGCCGCACAGGTGCGGCAGGCCGAGCAGGCCATCGAGGCGGTGATCGAGGCGGTCATCAAGGTCAACGACATCATGGGCGAGATCGCCTCTGCCTCGGACGAGCAGAACCGCGGCATCGAGCAGGTCAACTGCGCGGTGGCGCAGATGGACGAGGTCACCCAGCGCAATGCCGGGCTGGTGGGCGAATCGGCGCGCTCGGCACGCACCCTGGAAACCCAGGTCGGCGAGCTGGCCAACAGCATCGCCGTGCTGCGCCTGGCCGGCCAGGGCACGGAAGGTGCGCCCGCGCAGGACACCCCCCGCCCCGCGCACAAGGTCCATCATGTGCAGCCCGACAGCCGGCCGGCCCCGCGCGTGCATCGTCGCCATGGCGCCGCCCAGCGCACGCCGCCGCTGCGCGCGCCTGCCGTCGCCGAGGAGTGGAGCAGCTTCTGA
- a CDS encoding methyl-accepting chemotaxis protein → MNLTIGTRLGLGFASVLLMMLIAIATAVSGLQSVDDSFVDATERHRRSTLANEWLANTRLNVTRALAIAQSQNDPAVEAYFAPLIKQTTDEISLLQGELEKSVTSPEGKALLQSVAEHRKRYVDLRSAFFADLKNGVAGPDDLSGKLIPAAEQYIARIGEFSAFQHRLDQQFSGEVSASVDSASYLLVALAVVALLVGAGMAVLIARSVTRPVQGAVEVAQAIAAGQLGREVRVERRDELGSLQSALAEMRSALARVVHEIRLGSTSISQVTAEISGGNQDLSARTEQQAASLEETAASLEELTATVKQNADNARQASRLADDASGIAEQGRAVVGQVVSTMEGIADSSQRIASIIGVIDSIAFQTNILALNASVEAARAGEQGRGFAVVANEVRTLASRSAAAAQEIKALIEESVSRVQGGSRHAEDAGRIILDIVAAVRKVSDIIDEIAAASQEQSQGIEQINTAVSQLDQVTQQNASLVQRAAHSSQTLAHQAQQLEHSVAVFDLGTSGHGGLAPRPLAPAALPASNPAQVEPRRAPAASSPARRNAEADEWSEF, encoded by the coding sequence ATGAACCTCACAATCGGCACCCGACTTGGCCTGGGCTTCGCGAGCGTCCTGCTCATGATGCTGATCGCCATCGCCACCGCGGTCAGCGGACTGCAATCCGTCGACGACTCCTTCGTCGACGCCACGGAGCGGCACCGACGCTCCACCCTCGCCAACGAGTGGCTGGCCAACACGCGCCTGAACGTGACCCGGGCCCTGGCCATCGCCCAGTCGCAGAACGACCCGGCGGTGGAGGCCTACTTCGCCCCGCTCATCAAGCAGACCACGGACGAGATCAGCCTGCTGCAGGGCGAGCTGGAAAAGTCCGTCACCTCGCCCGAGGGCAAGGCCCTGCTGCAGAGCGTCGCCGAGCACCGCAAGCGCTATGTCGACCTGCGCAGCGCCTTCTTCGCCGACCTCAAGAACGGGGTGGCCGGCCCGGACGACCTGAGCGGCAAGCTGATTCCCGCCGCCGAGCAGTACATCGCGCGGATCGGCGAGTTCAGCGCCTTCCAGCACCGGCTCGACCAGCAGTTCTCCGGCGAGGTCAGCGCCTCGGTGGACAGCGCCAGCTACCTGCTCGTCGCCCTGGCGGTGGTCGCGCTGCTGGTCGGCGCCGGCATGGCCGTCCTGATCGCGCGCAGCGTTACCCGCCCGGTGCAAGGCGCCGTCGAGGTGGCGCAAGCGATCGCCGCCGGCCAGTTGGGCCGCGAGGTGCGCGTGGAGCGTCGCGACGAGCTGGGCAGCCTGCAGTCGGCGCTGGCCGAGATGCGCAGCGCCCTCGCCCGCGTGGTGCACGAAATCCGTCTTGGCTCCACGAGCATTTCCCAGGTCACCGCGGAGATTTCCGGCGGCAACCAGGACCTCAGCGCACGCACCGAGCAGCAGGCCGCCTCGCTGGAGGAAACCGCCGCGAGCCTGGAAGAGCTGACCGCCACGGTCAAGCAGAACGCCGACAACGCGCGCCAGGCCAGCCGTCTGGCCGACGACGCCTCGGGGATCGCCGAGCAGGGCCGCGCGGTGGTCGGTCAGGTGGTCTCCACCATGGAAGGGATCGCCGACAGCTCGCAGCGCATCGCCAGCATCATCGGCGTGATCGACTCCATCGCCTTCCAGACCAACATCCTCGCCCTCAACGCCTCGGTGGAAGCGGCGCGCGCCGGCGAGCAGGGCCGCGGCTTCGCGGTGGTCGCCAACGAGGTGCGCACGCTGGCCAGCCGCAGCGCCGCCGCCGCCCAGGAGATCAAGGCGCTGATCGAGGAGTCGGTGAGCCGCGTCCAGGGCGGTTCCCGACACGCCGAGGACGCCGGGCGGATCATCCTCGACATCGTCGCGGCGGTGCGCAAGGTCAGCGACATCATCGACGAGATCGCCGCCGCCTCCCAGGAACAGAGCCAGGGCATCGAACAGATCAACACGGCAGTGAGCCAGCTCGATCAGGTCACCCAGCAGAACGCCTCGCTGGTGCAGCGCGCCGCGCATTCCTCGCAGACCCTGGCCCATCAGGCGCAGCAGCTGGAGCACTCCGTCGCCGTGTTCGACCTCGGCACGAGCGGCCACGGCGGCCTTGCGCCGCGCCCGCTGGCGCCCGCAGCGCTGCCGGCGTCGAACCCCGCCCAGGTGGAACCCCGGCGCGCCCCGGCCGCGTCGAGCCCGGCCCGGCGCAACGCCGAGGCGGACGAGTGGAGCGAGTTCTGA
- a CDS encoding methyl-accepting chemotaxis protein: protein MSPIPHQSPAGTPHAFQAYRARIDRLAWLPALATLLLCMIVGASSERWLLTPFVALLLGVPAWLIGRLYPGSLLSASTMAVLLMGCSALLIELGNGLIEAHFSVFILLSVLILYADWRVILAGAGAIALHHLLFTLLQARGLLRLYDLGEHSLHAPAEALLHCLLMHAGAVVAQAAILAYLSQELRGVLGDGLRITAFAARARHGDLAAPLGDTRRPALAAMAGLQEHLLQTLQQARQTAHQVEASSQQLNARQHELAGQAAHNAEQVAQIAARSQQLSDATRQSSEQAHQTRQLTAEVEARAGDGMQAMDGLQASMGDIAEHTRAIAGLLGSIDAITTQTNLLALNAAIEASRAGEQGRGFAVVAGEVRDLAQRTHEIARQIREQVGAADLSVDGGLQQSARSAQLMQDILAACRQVAARMQDIDRTTHQQHEDIAALGDSARSMSQSLTRSNAAIQANRQQAGTLQDTAHELLATLERFNLATAAGGASAAERAGNARAAFATAD, encoded by the coding sequence ATGTCGCCCATTCCGCACCAGAGCCCTGCCGGCACCCCACACGCCTTCCAGGCCTACCGCGCCCGCATCGACCGCCTGGCCTGGCTGCCGGCGCTGGCCACCCTGCTGCTCTGCATGATCGTCGGCGCCAGCAGCGAGCGCTGGCTGCTCACCCCCTTCGTCGCCCTGCTGCTCGGCGTGCCGGCCTGGCTTATCGGCCGGCTGTATCCGGGCAGCCTGCTCAGCGCCTCGACCATGGCGGTCCTGCTGATGGGCTGCTCGGCACTGCTGATCGAGCTGGGCAACGGCCTGATCGAAGCGCACTTCAGCGTGTTCATCCTGCTGTCGGTGCTGATCCTCTATGCCGACTGGCGGGTGATCCTCGCCGGCGCCGGTGCCATCGCCCTCCATCACCTGCTGTTCACCCTGCTGCAGGCGCGCGGCCTGCTGCGCCTCTACGACCTGGGCGAACACAGCCTGCATGCCCCGGCCGAGGCGCTGCTGCACTGCCTGCTGATGCACGCCGGCGCGGTGGTCGCACAGGCGGCGATCCTCGCCTACCTCAGTCAGGAACTGCGCGGCGTGCTCGGCGACGGCCTGCGGATCACCGCCTTCGCCGCCCGCGCCCGCCACGGCGATCTCGCCGCCCCGCTCGGCGACACCCGCCGCCCGGCGCTGGCGGCCATGGCCGGCCTGCAGGAGCACCTGTTGCAGACCCTGCAGCAGGCGCGCCAGACCGCCCATCAGGTCGAAGCCAGCAGCCAGCAGCTCAACGCCCGCCAGCACGAGCTGGCCGGCCAGGCGGCCCACAACGCCGAGCAGGTCGCGCAGATCGCCGCGCGCAGCCAGCAGCTCAGCGACGCCACCCGGCAGAGCAGCGAACAGGCCCACCAGACCCGCCAGCTCACCGCCGAGGTGGAGGCCCGCGCCGGGGACGGCATGCAGGCCATGGACGGCCTGCAGGCGAGTATGGGCGACATCGCCGAGCACACCCGGGCCATCGCCGGCCTGCTCGGCAGCATCGACGCGATCACCACCCAGACCAACCTGCTGGCCCTCAACGCCGCCATCGAGGCTTCGCGGGCCGGCGAGCAGGGCCGCGGCTTCGCGGTGGTCGCCGGCGAGGTCCGCGACCTGGCCCAGCGCACCCACGAGATCGCCCGGCAGATCCGCGAGCAGGTCGGCGCCGCCGACCTCAGCGTGGACGGTGGCCTGCAGCAGAGCGCCCGCAGCGCGCAGCTCATGCAGGACATCCTTGCCGCCTGCCGGCAGGTCGCCGCGCGCATGCAGGACATCGACCGCACCACCCACCAGCAGCACGAGGACATCGCCGCCCTCGGCGACAGCGCGCGCTCGATGAGCCAGTCGCTGACCCGCAGCAACGCCGCCATCCAGGCCAACCGCCAGCAGGCCGGCACGCTGCAGGACACCGCCCACGAACTGCTCGCCACCCTGGAGCGCTTCAACCTCGCCACGGCCGCGGGCGGCGCGAGCGCTGCCGAGCGCGCCGGCAACGCACGGGCAGCCTTCGCCACGGCGGACTGA
- a CDS encoding response regulator transcription factor: MTTNHPLLGSHELHDRHILIVEDADVDRMLLEAYLRQKGAIVHLATNGLEGIRKAQTIRPDMILMDVRMPVCDGLSACRQLQADARTSDIPVIFLSGAVMPDERLEGLLAGAVDYVTKPFNFEEVRIRLSMHLRARRPAAAAPEASEPAPGASNLDSILFQSARQHLLRNLAETPNLECLARLVSTNPKRLNEAFKHCVGATVFTYLREERMRQARALLSDTTREVQTIALELGFTSGANFATAFKERFGVTPLQFRQNRADCPAD, encoded by the coding sequence ATGACCACGAACCATCCCCTTTTGGGCAGCCACGAGCTGCACGACCGGCACATCCTGATCGTCGAAGACGCCGACGTCGACCGCATGCTGCTGGAAGCCTACCTGCGCCAGAAAGGCGCCATCGTCCACCTCGCCACCAACGGCCTGGAAGGCATCCGCAAGGCCCAGACGATCCGTCCGGACATGATCCTGATGGACGTGCGCATGCCGGTCTGCGACGGCCTGAGCGCCTGCCGGCAACTGCAGGCCGACGCCCGCACCAGCGACATTCCGGTGATCTTCCTGTCCGGCGCGGTGATGCCCGACGAACGCCTGGAAGGCCTGCTGGCCGGCGCCGTGGACTACGTCACCAAGCCGTTCAACTTCGAGGAAGTGCGCATCCGCCTGAGCATGCACCTGCGCGCGCGCCGCCCGGCGGCAGCGGCCCCGGAAGCCAGCGAGCCGGCGCCGGGCGCCTCCAACCTCGACAGCATCCTGTTCCAGTCGGCCCGCCAGCACCTGCTGCGCAACCTGGCCGAAACCCCCAACCTCGAATGCCTGGCGCGCCTGGTCAGCACCAACCCCAAGCGCCTCAACGAGGCCTTCAAGCACTGCGTCGGTGCCACCGTGTTCACCTACCTGCGCGAGGAGCGCATGCGCCAGGCCCGCGCGCTGCTCAGCGACACCACGCGGGAAGTGCAGACCATCGCCCTAGAACTGGGCTTCACCAGCGGCGCCAACTTCGCCACCGCCTTCAAGGAGCGCTTCGGCGTCACCCCGCTGCAGTTCCGCCAGAACCGCGCCGACTGCCCGGCCGACTGA
- a CDS encoding hybrid sensor histidine kinase/response regulator: MQDTRKTTLRRWMWRAFVQSSLIPLILVETVLIAAYLLTNSSIREAQIDHLRQTALTDLQSAAQQEGRLINERLRAISRTTRLYGEQIREVLLREDYQVDEAERRRHAHTEDGVLYTRSNDGRAASFYANSTPRERQDMERVLRLAQLDPLMKSIQASDKLIASLYFNTWDSYNRIYPWFFTPDQYPHDMVIPDYNFYYLADARHNPQRKVVWTDIYVDPAGQGWMMSALAPVYRGDFLEGVAGLDVTVDTILDEIATLQVPWNGYAILVSEELNIMALPPAGERDFNLSELTSHSYDEAIRKEIFKPADFNLAKREDTQALAGAIGQRASGLQTLSLGGKSQLAAWTTIGETGWKLVTLVDEAEVFRQTNALAARYQQIGYLLIAGLVLFYVLFFAGMWLRARQLSAQLQGPIDHLSAMMGEIGRGNWHPPRQPCEIGELDGAAAAAAAMGAQLERSETTRQQAQDQLELVLDSTTESLWTLDLRRQRLHIEGRFPQRFGLDGNDLALDAFLARVHPDDREAVIACHEQPAASSDNYSIEYRFSDAHGIYHWLLSRARLLDADPVSGRPLRLAGTHVDIDALKATQEALSRASQQAQAANVAKTRFLSSMSHELRTPLNAVQGFAQLIQLELQERPEEHSLRQYAGEIDNASSHLGLLVDDILDLARIEADKASVHLETVDARQIMAECLELIRPQAREQHLQLEAQLPPGSLLVRAEARRLRQILLNLLSNAVKYNRPHGRVALGYRIDGERLRLSVEDSGYGIDPERQDQLFKPFQRLGHENSAIKGSGIGLVLSRELAELMHGRIGFVSTPGSGSTFWIELPFSAELQASVRSAAAPGRERLPRVLYVEDNRASQLLVEKALGDIARVEVLDNGLEALHWLNEHPPQLLLLDLDLPGLQGDALLRRLRDNPQTRELPVIIISAAAMPEDIANISALGIAGYLTKPLKIQTLREAVLRLEVLEDTPS; the protein is encoded by the coding sequence ATGCAGGACACCCGCAAGACGACGCTGCGCCGCTGGATGTGGCGCGCCTTCGTGCAAAGCTCGCTGATTCCACTGATCCTGGTGGAAACCGTGCTGATCGCCGCCTACCTGCTGACCAACAGCTCGATCCGCGAGGCGCAGATCGACCACCTGCGCCAGACCGCCCTTACCGACCTGCAGAGCGCCGCCCAGCAGGAAGGCCGGCTGATCAACGAGCGCCTGCGCGCCATCAGCCGCACCACCCGCCTGTACGGCGAGCAGATCCGCGAGGTGCTGCTGCGCGAGGACTACCAGGTCGACGAGGCCGAACGCCGCCGCCACGCCCATACCGAGGACGGTGTGCTCTACACCCGCAGCAACGACGGCCGCGCCGCCTCCTTCTATGCCAACAGCACCCCGCGCGAGCGCCAGGACATGGAGCGCGTGCTGCGCCTGGCCCAGCTCGACCCGCTGATGAAGAGCATCCAGGCCAGCGACAAGCTGATCGCCTCCCTCTACTTCAACACCTGGGACAGCTACAACCGCATCTACCCGTGGTTCTTCACCCCCGACCAGTACCCCCACGACATGGTCATCCCCGACTACAACTTCTATTACCTGGCCGACGCGCGGCACAACCCGCAGCGCAAGGTGGTGTGGACCGACATCTACGTCGACCCCGCCGGCCAGGGCTGGATGATGTCGGCGCTGGCGCCGGTCTATCGCGGCGACTTCCTCGAAGGCGTCGCCGGCCTCGACGTCACCGTCGACACCATCCTCGACGAGATCGCCACCCTGCAGGTGCCCTGGAACGGCTACGCCATCCTGGTCAGCGAGGAGCTGAACATCATGGCCCTGCCGCCGGCCGGCGAGCGCGACTTCAACCTCAGCGAGCTGACCAGCCACTCCTACGACGAGGCGATCCGCAAGGAAATCTTCAAGCCTGCCGACTTCAACCTCGCCAAGCGCGAGGACACCCAGGCGCTGGCCGGCGCCATCGGCCAGCGTGCCTCCGGCCTGCAGACCCTGAGCCTGGGCGGCAAGAGCCAGCTGGCCGCCTGGACCACCATCGGCGAAACCGGCTGGAAGCTGGTCACCCTGGTCGACGAGGCCGAGGTGTTCCGCCAGACCAACGCCCTGGCCGCCCGCTACCAGCAGATCGGCTACCTGCTGATCGCCGGCCTGGTGCTGTTCTACGTGCTGTTCTTCGCCGGCATGTGGCTGCGCGCCCGCCAGCTCAGCGCCCAGCTGCAGGGGCCGATCGACCACCTGTCGGCGATGATGGGCGAGATCGGTCGCGGCAACTGGCACCCGCCGCGCCAGCCCTGCGAGATCGGCGAGCTGGACGGCGCCGCCGCCGCCGCCGCGGCGATGGGCGCCCAGCTCGAACGCAGCGAAACCACCCGCCAGCAGGCCCAGGACCAGCTCGAACTGGTCCTCGACTCCACCACCGAGAGCCTCTGGACCCTCGACCTGCGCCGGCAGCGGCTGCACATCGAGGGCCGCTTCCCGCAGCGCTTCGGCCTGGACGGCAACGACCTGGCGCTGGACGCATTCCTCGCCCGCGTCCACCCCGACGACCGCGAGGCGGTGATCGCCTGCCACGAGCAGCCGGCCGCGAGCAGCGACAACTACAGCATCGAGTACCGCTTCAGCGACGCCCATGGCATCTACCACTGGCTGCTCAGCCGCGCCCGCCTGCTCGACGCCGATCCGGTCAGCGGCCGGCCGCTGCGCCTGGCCGGCACCCACGTCGACATCGACGCCCTCAAGGCCACCCAGGAGGCGCTCAGCCGCGCCAGCCAGCAGGCCCAGGCCGCCAACGTCGCCAAGACCCGCTTCCTGTCGAGCATGAGCCACGAGCTGCGCACCCCGCTCAACGCCGTGCAGGGCTTCGCCCAGCTGATCCAGCTGGAGCTGCAGGAGCGCCCCGAGGAGCACAGCCTGCGCCAGTACGCCGGCGAGATCGACAACGCCAGCAGCCACCTCGGCCTGCTGGTGGACGACATCCTCGACCTGGCGCGCATCGAGGCGGACAAGGCCAGCGTCCACCTGGAGACCGTCGACGCCCGGCAGATCATGGCCGAGTGCCTGGAACTGATCCGCCCGCAGGCCCGCGAGCAGCACCTGCAGCTGGAGGCCCAGCTGCCGCCGGGCAGCCTGCTGGTGCGCGCCGAGGCGCGGCGCCTGCGGCAGATCCTGCTCAACCTGCTGAGCAACGCGGTCAAGTACAACCGTCCCCACGGCCGGGTGGCGCTGGGCTACCGGATCGACGGCGAGCGCCTGCGCCTGAGCGTCGAGGACAGCGGCTACGGCATCGACCCCGAGCGCCAGGACCAGCTGTTCAAGCCCTTCCAGCGCCTCGGCCACGAGAACAGCGCGATCAAGGGCAGCGGCATCGGCCTGGTGCTGAGCCGCGAGCTGGCCGAGCTGATGCACGGGCGGATCGGCTTCGTCAGCACCCCCGGCAGCGGCAGCACCTTCTGGATCGAGCTGCCGTTCAGCGCCGAACTGCAGGCCAGCGTGCGCAGCGCCGCCGCGCCCGGCCGCGAGCGCCTGCCGCGGGTGCTCTACGTCGAGGACAACCGCGCCAGCCAGCTGCTGGTGGAGAAGGCGCTGGGCGACATCGCCCGGGTCGAGGTGCTGGACAACGGCCTGGAGGCGCTGCACTGGCTCAACGAGCACCCGCCGCAACTGCTGCTGCTCGACCTCGACCTGCCCGGCCTGCAGGGCGACGCCCTGCTGCGTCGCCTGCGCGACAACCCGCAGACCCGCGAGCTGCCGGTGATCATCATCAGCGCCGCGGCGATGCCCGAAGACATCGCCAACATCAGCGCCCTGGGCATCGCCGGCTACCTGACCAAGCCGCTGAAGATCCAGACCCTGCGCGAGGCCGTGCTGCGCCTGGAGGTGCTCGAAGACACCCCGTCCTGA
- the cheZ gene encoding protein phosphatase CheZ, with the protein MNDRASSEAHSWAAAIAPHELIQRIGQMTRLLRASMRELGLDKEIEKAAQAIPDARERLGYVAAMTEQAAERVIDALERAQPRQTLLIEGARDLDARWQAWLAAPQQSDEARRLVEETRRYIGAVPGHTQATQGELLEILMAQDFQDLTGQVIKKMIEVIREIEQQLLRVLIDSVPANAEQSTLQRLVGSERADSKGPQVKPTEGDAVTGQAQVDDLLAQLGF; encoded by the coding sequence ATGAACGACCGCGCATCGAGCGAGGCCCACAGCTGGGCGGCGGCGATTGCCCCGCACGAACTGATCCAGCGCATCGGCCAGATGACCCGCCTGCTGCGCGCCAGCATGCGCGAGCTGGGCCTGGACAAGGAGATCGAGAAAGCCGCCCAGGCCATCCCCGATGCCCGCGAGCGGCTGGGCTATGTCGCGGCGATGACCGAGCAGGCCGCCGAGCGGGTGATCGACGCCCTGGAGCGCGCCCAGCCGCGCCAGACCCTGCTGATCGAGGGCGCCCGCGACCTGGACGCGCGCTGGCAGGCCTGGCTCGCCGCGCCGCAGCAGAGCGACGAGGCGCGCCGCCTGGTGGAGGAAACCCGCCGCTACATCGGCGCGGTGCCCGGCCACACCCAGGCCACCCAGGGCGAGCTGCTGGAGATCCTCATGGCCCAGGACTTCCAGGACCTCACCGGCCAGGTGATCAAGAAGATGATCGAGGTGATCCGCGAGATCGAGCAGCAGTTGCTGCGGGTACTGATCGACAGTGTCCCGGCCAACGCCGAACAGAGTACGCTACAGCGCCTGGTCGGCAGCGAACGCGCCGACAGCAAAGGCCCGCAGGTCAAGCCGACCGAGGGCGACGCGGTGACCGGCCAGGCCCAGGTCGACGACCTGCTCGCCCAGCTCGGTTTCTGA
- the cheY gene encoding chemotaxis response regulator CheY, whose translation MHDKHMSILVVDDFPTMRRILCGLLRELGLGNVTEAEDGQDALHKLRQGHFELVLSDWNMPNLDGLGLLQAIRADAALRHLPVLMVSAEAKKDNIIAAAHAGASGYVVKPFTAATLEEKLEKIFEKLAKQGPKEIPA comes from the coding sequence ATGCACGACAAGCACATGAGCATCCTGGTGGTCGACGACTTCCCGACCATGCGCCGCATCCTCTGCGGCCTGCTCCGCGAGTTGGGGCTGGGCAACGTGACCGAGGCCGAGGACGGCCAGGACGCGCTGCACAAGCTGCGCCAGGGCCACTTCGAGCTGGTGCTCTCGGACTGGAACATGCCCAACCTCGACGGCCTCGGCCTGCTCCAGGCGATCCGCGCCGATGCCGCCCTGCGCCACCTGCCGGTGCTGATGGTCAGCGCCGAGGCGAAGAAGGACAACATCATCGCCGCCGCCCATGCCGGCGCCAGCGGCTACGTGGTCAAGCCGTTCACCGCGGCGACCCTGGAAGAGAAACTCGAAAAGATCTTCGAGAAACTGGCCAAGCAAGGGCCGAAGGAGATACCTGCATGA
- a CDS encoding chemotaxis protein CheW, whose product MLDPSPFAAPGSAAECRDCLLFALGREEYALDMSQVEAICGHLEVRPQAGAAAGLRGIARRHGAELPVFDLRVCLGLPRRDAGWQSTIVVVRLDGRRAGLMVDGVRDVQHLPPGHGPQRLDLDRLLGPRGESGRPLPPFSDSESTPCTTST is encoded by the coding sequence ATGCTCGATCCGAGTCCCTTCGCCGCGCCCGGCAGCGCCGCCGAGTGCCGCGACTGCCTGCTGTTCGCCCTCGGCCGCGAGGAGTACGCCCTCGACATGAGCCAGGTGGAAGCCATCTGCGGCCATCTGGAAGTCCGCCCGCAGGCCGGCGCCGCGGCCGGCCTGCGCGGCATCGCCCGGCGCCACGGCGCGGAGCTGCCGGTCTTCGACCTGCGCGTCTGCCTCGGCCTGCCGCGCCGCGACGCGGGCTGGCAGAGCACGATCGTCGTGGTGCGTCTCGACGGCCGGCGCGCCGGCCTGATGGTCGACGGCGTCCGCGACGTACAGCACCTGCCGCCCGGCCACGGCCCGCAACGGCTCGACCTCGACCGGCTGCTCGGCCCACGGGGCGAGTCCGGCCGGCCACTTCCCCCCTTCAGCGACAGCGAGAGCACGCCATGCACGACAAGCACATGA